TAAAAACATCCAAAATAACCACTATATTTTGGGGAGGTGTGGCTATTACTTTTGCACTTTTTGGAAATTTTTTAGAAAACCTTATAGAAGCTGTCAATATACTCGGTTCTTTATTTTATTCGATTATACTTGGAGTATTTTTAGCAGGTTTTTTTCTCAAATATGTCCAAAAGAACGCTATTTTTTATGCAGCTATACTTTCTCAAATACTTGTCATTATTCTTTATAAATGCACCACTCTTGGCTATCTTTGGTATAATGTTATTGGTGTGCTTACCCTGCTGTTTTTTGCATTATTCTTTCAAATCATACAAAATTTTTTCTTGAGAGTAAAAAAATAATTTTCCTTTTTTTTTTTATCAAAACATCATTTTTTGTTCTCTATTTTTAAAATAAGTAGAAAAAAACTATTTTACATTTTATACTACATACTGACAATATCATTTTATGACATACTTCAAAAAAAATCTTTTTACATTCATTTTTTGTTTTTATATTTGTTGTTTTCACAAAGGATTTTCACAAGAAAATCATAACTATACATTAGGGAAAAAATACTTTGATTCTGAAAACTATCCCGCATCTTTTGATATTTTTCAAAAAATAATAAAAGAAAATAACAACCAAATACCCAAACAAGATTCTGTTATTCTTCCGTATTGTTATTTTTATTCTGCTCTTTCTTCTTTTCAAATTCAAAGAAAATACAAGGGAACTGATAAAATTCAAAAAAAATACCAAAGCATAGAGTATCTTTTTGAAATACTCAAACAATTTCCTTCTTGGGACAAAAAAGAAGAAATATATTATTGGCTTGGTTATTTTTATTTTGAAAATAAACAATACGTTTTAGGAATTCCTTTTTTGGAAAGAATCCAAGATACTTTATTACAAGAAGATGTAAAAAAATTAAAAAAGAAATATTTTATAAATGAAAATGTAGAAAATCTCAAAAAAATATACCAAGAATATCCCAAAGATACTCTTATTGCCAAGGGTCTCTACGCAAAGCTAAACTTAAAAGACACCTTGCGCATCTCAATCGAAAAAAAATTTAATGTAGCACAAAACCAAAGTTCTTTTAGGAAAGAAAATAATTTAAAAAAAAAAGAAAACTTTCATATATCTGTCCTATTACCCTTTCTTTTTAATGGGTTAGAAGACGAAACACATTCTATAAACAATGTCGCATATAGCTTATACTGCGGAATTTCATTAGCAAAAGAAACACTCGCAAAAGAAAACAAAAAAATACAAGTCCATTTTTATGATACAAAAAAAGCAAATGACAACAATCCCATTAAAAATATTCTTTCCACACATGATATAGAAAAATCCAATGTATTAATAGGTCCTCTCTATTTAGAACATTATAAAATTGTTTCAGAATATACCTTAGCTAAAGAAAAAATACTCGTAAATCCATTATCTACCAACGCAGAAATAACACAAAACCCTTATTCTTACTTGATTAAATCCAGTGGGGTCACTCAATCTATTAAAACCGCTCATTATGTTGCTGACTACTTGCACAAACCCAAAACTGCTCTTATCTTTTACGAAGAAAATTCAAAAGATTCTTTGGTAGCAAATACCTATAAAAACATTCTTCTTACTAAAAATTTTAATATTATCAATACCATGGGATTAAATCCGAATAATGGAAAATTCTTTTCAAACTATTTAACAAAGAAAATAGAAATAGTAATTGAAGCGAAAACCGAAGAAGAAGCAAAAGAACATAAAGAAAAAAATCCAAAAGCTATTATCAAAAATAGAAAAAAAAAATTCTTTACCGATAGTTTAGAATGGTATGAAGAAGTATGGAATATAAAAATGGATAGTATAGGACATATATTTTTAGCATCATCAAATCCATTATTAGTTTCACACCTTATTAGTGCAATAGCAATTAGATATGATAGCATAACAATTGTGGGAAGGGAAGAATGGTTAGAATCCTCTCAAGTAAATATAGAACAGATAGAAAAGCTAAAAGTATTATTTATATCCAACGGTTATATTGATGAAATAAAGCCACAGTATCTCAACTTTAGAACAGAATATATAAATACATACAGAACTATTCCATCTCCTGCTGCTGCTTATGGATATGAAACGATGATGATTTTTGGAAGAATGCTCTATAAATACGGAAATAATATACAAGAAGGTATTACAAAAGAAAAAGAATGGAAAGGAGAACTTATAGATTGTTATCTCTTTGATAATCAAAGAGATAACCAAAAAGTGACTCTCTTGCAAATAAAAAACGGACATTTAACAAAAATAAATAACTAATAAAAAAATATGGATCCAAATTTTAGAAAGCTTACTACAAAGGAAAAAGCATTAAAAATAAACTTAGATGAGAGATTATACGGAACGTTTGCAGAAATAGGTGCAGGGCAACAAGTATCAGATCAATTCTTTAGAGCAGGAGGTGCATCAGGAACTATTGCAAAAACAATGTCTGCTTATGATATGACATTTAGTGATGCTATTTATGGTCCCTGCCAAAGGTATGTAAGCGAAGAAAGACTGAAACAGATGTTAGATAAAGAATTCTCTCTTATCATAAAAAGATTAACCTTTAGAGCAAAAAAAACTACTTTTTTTGCTTTCTCTAATACTGTAGAAGTTATAAATTTCAAAAAAACCAATAATGGACAAGGTTGGTTAGGACTTCGTTTTCAACTTCATCCCAATTCTAAACCAAATGACTGCATAATTCACGTAGTATTAAATGACAATGAAAGCCATTGGCAGCAAGAAATAATTGGAATCGTAGGTGTAAATCTTATCTACGCATGTTTCCACTATTCTAATCCCGATGATTTTATCATATCATTAGTAGATAATATCCAAAAAGGACGATTAGAAATAGATATGATTAAAATAGAAGGACCTGATTTTCATCATGTAGATAACCGACTGAATAGTTTGAAATTGGTAAAAGAAGGTCTTACCTCAGTAGCAATGTTCGGCTCTAATGGAAAAGTAATGCAACCATCTGAAACACTCTATAAAAAACATATACTTGTGACAAGAGGAAGATTTCGTCCTATAACATTAGTAAATGAAGATATTATGAAAGGAAGCTTATCACAATTTAAAGAAGAACTCATAGCAGAATCTGAACAAGATCAAAATATATTAGCTATTTCTGAACTTACGCTTACAGACCTTACTAATGATGGAAAAATAGATACAAATGATTTTTTAGATAGAGTACAACTTCTCTGTTCCATAGGGCAAAATGTCCTCATTTCTTACTATCCCGAGTATTACAAATTAGTCGCATATCTATCAAAATACAATAGAGGAAAAAAAATAGGAATCGTTATGGGATATGATAATCTTGTCCGTATTTTTAATGAAAAACTTTATAAAGACCTACCTGGAGGAATAATAGAAGCATTAGGAGAACTCCTCGGAGGAAATTCAAAACTCTTAATATATCCAAGCATAGACAAAAAGACCCCCGAAAAACTAAACACCGCTCATACTTTTATCCCTAACGAAACTCTAACACATTTTTATCAATATCTCATAGATAATAAAAAAATCGTAGATATACAATATGTTCAAGTAGAACACCTCAATGTATACTCCGATGCAGTTATAGAGCTTATTAAAACCGGAAAAGAAGAATGGGAAAAATACGTAAGCCCGATAATTGCAGAGAAAATAAAACAAAATAATCTTTTTGGATTACCCATACCATTAGAAGTAGATACAGAAGATTAGGATTCTTTTTTTAAAAAAAATTGAAATCTCTTTTTTCAAAAAATCAACTTCTATAATTATACTCATTTCTGA
This Chitinophagaceae bacterium DNA region includes the following protein-coding sequences:
- a CDS encoding sodium:solute symporter encodes the protein EKEKYIKDSDYIFLSFILSYLPHGIIGLLIAVIFCAAMSSSSSELNALGTTTTIDFVKRLFFQKEEKNDIFYIKTSKITTIFWGGVAITFALFGNFLENLIEAVNILGSLFYSIILGVFLAGFFLKYVQKNAIFYAAILSQILVIILYKCTTLGYLWYNVIGVLTLLFFALFFQIIQNFFLRVKK